From Dendropsophus ebraccatus isolate aDenEbr1 chromosome 2, aDenEbr1.pat, whole genome shotgun sequence, a single genomic window includes:
- the MALSU1 gene encoding mitochondrial assembly of ribosomal large subunit protein 1: MWAPRLSRLCARWSARSVRSWRHHAEWGPCPGAPQLPAMRTCLLQSCRPYSAHIPDTESTYSTGPGGGGTEDAPERRGAGEALPDFNINVLVNLLRQENGKDLCVIRVPPEMKYVEYFVIVGGTSTRHIQAMAQYTLKVYKFLKGKSDPHVCLEGKDTDDWMCIDFGNIVVHFMLPETRETYELEKLWTLRSYDDQLSEVAEEVLPLDFTFGLQQHKE, encoded by the exons ATGTGGGCCCCAAGACTGAGCCGGCTGTGTGCCCGCTGGTCTGCTCGTAGTGTCCGGTCCTGGCGGCACCATGCGGAGTGGGGGCCGTGCCCGGGGGCTCCACAGCTGCCGGCAATGCGGACATGTTTACTGCAGAGCTGTAGACCATACAGCGCTCATATCCCGGATACAGAGAGCACGTACAGCACGGGTCCTGGCGGAGGCGGCACAGAGGACGCtccagagaggaggggggctg GTGAAGCACTTCCAGATTTTAACATCAATGTACTTGTAAATTTGCTGCGGCAGGAAAATGGCAAAGATTTGTGTGTTATCAGAGTCCCCCCGGAGATGAAATATGTGGAATATTTTGTAATTGTCGGAGGAACGTCAACACGGCATATCCAAGCGATGGCACAATACACGCTGAAAGTG TATAAGTTTCTAAAGGGTAAAAGTGACCCTCATGTTTGCCTGGAAGGAAAGGACACAGATGACTGGATGTGTATAGATTTTG gcaATATTGTTGTACATTTCATGCTGCCAGAGACCAGAGAGACCTATGAACTGGAGAAGTTGTGGACGTTACGATCATATGATGACCAGTTGTCTGAAGTGGCAGAGGAGGTTTTACCATTGGATTTTACATTTGGACTGCAGCAGCATAAAgaatga